Part of the Vicia villosa cultivar HV-30 ecotype Madison, WI unplaced genomic scaffold, Vvil1.0 ctg.000605F_1_1, whole genome shotgun sequence genome is shown below.
acTGTCATTTTATTTTCAAACTGTGTCCATTCTcactatttttaaaataaactttcAATGTTTAAAAGTTAAAACTCAAGAAGTGAATGAAGTAAGTAACTATGGATAACGATTAAACGAACAAAAACCCACCAACGTTTGTCACCCAACAGACCTCAAAGGAAAGAGATCCTCACTTTTCCAAAATGGCTTTGAAAAGTTTGTCTACCCTTTCACACACCACCACCCTCTTCCACAAACTCACTCATGCTTCTCCTTCTTCCCCAATTCTAACCCCCAAATCATCTTCATCTATCTACATTCACCATTCCTGTTTGAGCAAGAGGAAACTCATTTTGCTTTCACCCTTTCTATGGAGCGTCTTGCCTAATACACTCTTGTTAGCACAAGAATTATTAACTGATGACCTTCAGAGATACACTGATTCCAAAGAAGGCTTCACTCTTCTTACACCCTCTTCTTGGACTAAGGTAAACTATAAATTCTGCACAATTATTTGTGTTTTTCtcataaaagaaaacaatctTTGATTCTAATTGGTGTGGTTGTAACAGGTTGATAAAGCTGGTGCTACTGTGTTGTTTCAAGACCCAAATACGGGAAGTAACAATATTGGTGTTGTGGTAAACCCGGTTCGGCTTTCAACTCTTCCAGACTTTGGGACTCCTCAATTTGTTGCTGATAAGCTTTTACAAGCTGAAAGACGAAAGGTATACATACACTCTTGTTCAATTTGTTCAAAGTTAGCTAGCTATGTTGTATTGTATGTAGAGTATATATATACAACAAGATAGAAAATGTAGGAATTGGATTGGCACTGAGTTTGTGTTGGGGAGACTGGGGAAGGCGGGGGCAACAATGGTCTCCCACATTTCCACCGATTGGCACTGAGTTTGTGTTGGGGAGATTGGGGAAGGCGGGAGCAACAACAGACTCCCACACCCGATATCTTAAGGTTTTGGATGGAGATATgacatcttcctttttcttgtgGTCTTGAAGCATTGAACATGTTGCTACTCCGCCTTCCCCAAGCTTGTAATTTTGGTAAAAGTACACTTTGGTGCTTCAAGAAATTGAGATTGTAGCTGTGATGTTGTCAAACTAACCATGAATCTAAACATGTACTTCTATGGTTAAAAAATTACCAATTCAAGGTTTATTTCTTCTAAACTCTACCTTATTTACATATAGACCTACATGTCTCTGTGACTTAAGAATGGTTGATTGATACGCATGTCTATGTTATTGTACATATGGTTTTAACTTCTATTGCTTATTGCCTCGATGTTCAGGAAAGTACAAACGAAGCAGAAGTGATTACAGTTGAAGAAAGATCAGGGAAAGGAGGTTTGCAAGTTTATGAATTTGAATACAAGATTGATAGTACTCGGGGAGGGCTGAAGAGGATCTTTACTGCGGCGTTTGTGGCTTCAAGGAAGCTCTATCTTCTAAATATTGTTCACTCTGATAATCCAGAGAACCCTCTTGATCCAGATAAAAGATTGATGTTAGAGCAAGTTCTTCATTCCTTTGATTCATCTAGTTAAACTCTTGATTTTCGATTCTTTAATTATTGTTACCGAGTTATGTTCAAATGTACTCTGAAAGTCATCCTCATAAACGAGCAAACTAAATTTTTTAGTGCATATTGACTTAAATGTATTTGAACTTGTAATTACATATTACTTCAACTCAACTTGCAAGATTTGGTTAtcttaagtgaattgagattaaAGAAAGAATCAAATGTTCTTGTATCAGCAAATTCATAATTTTGTTAAGACATAACATCAAGTATTGATTTGTTTATCAGATCTTAGGTTATGAGACATTTCAATGATATGATAAATTGATGGTCACCACTAGATCTTTTGTAGTCATTTAAGTTTATGGTGGTGATTCCAATTTGAATGTTATTAAGCTatgaaaatagagaaaataacataaatgaGATGCATTGAAAAACCACACTTtcatttaattcatttttaaCTCAATTTTAGTCAATTCAGGAGGAGTCACCTTCAGTTGAATTTCCAAATATCTCTCTCTTTAAGTCTCACACTATACTTGAATCAACATCACCAACCAACTTAGCATGCCCCTTAAGACATTATGTACTACTCACTTAtctcatatattatttattttgtttatttttaatcaatgagATAACCACTCACACTTGATTTTCAAACAATCTCTTTCTTAATTTAAGTGATATAGATGGAGCACAATATCATTCTTAAGTCTTTAATTTCATTGCTTAGGATCGTGTATATTGTATACATGTAGTGCTTATAAATTGTTATCACAAAGAATAACATTTAACAACTTAATATTAGCTTGCATCATAAGAAAGTCACAAAGACTAAAACTTAACAACTTAATGTTAGCTTGCATTATAAGAAAGTAGTTACTTCACAAACAAGTAACTGACTAACATACTTTAACATAACAAACAAACAACTCAATTTAAACTTGACAAATCAATATACTAAGTTTCTCCTTTAGTTTGCAAAGGATTGGCCATGATGTCTGAAAGTTGATCTTGTGAACTGCAGTGGATCAACTCAACCAATTATTCTCTTGTAAGATATTAGAGAAAGTGATATCTCACATCTATATGTTTGCACCACATGAATATTTTGGCAAATGGATCGAAATAATCGTCAAGTATCAATTTTATAAATTCGTATCCACATACAGTGCCGGCCTTTAGCAGGAGCAGCAAGGGCTGCAGCGCTGGGCCCCAAAATTTTGGGGgccccatttatttatttatttattaaaacaataccttttacacctgttttttttaatattggtattaaataattattcttttgaaaacattttacaCCGAATTTTTAAAGGTAGGTGTAAAATAACTTTTATTTTCACAATTTaggtataaatttttatttttttgggccttttttaaaatttataacagGGCCCCCGGCTTGTTTGGGCCGGCCCTGTCCACATAGATTGTTGTACTTCCTAAAGGTAGTAGTGATCTTATTTTAGGAAAAAAATCAAATAGTAACAAGAGAGGAGGATACACAAACCATAAAATTGAAGAACAATGTGTAAATTGAAGGTTAAGTTAGACATTCTTTCGAATCATTTGACTATCTTTGTGTGGTAATTTAGTTTGGCCATATATTTATTTTCCTAATtatcacaattatttataaaatagttaTGTCTAGTTTCTTAGTACATAACTACTTTGTCAATTGCAATTCTCTAATGTCTTAGACGATGCTGTAATTGGTGATGATTTAAGCaatgattaaaaatattatatcacaagctaataaaaccctaattctagtattttaaaatttgaacaataaagttacaattttttataaaggaTTAGTATTCAATAAAAGGGTTGCAATTATATATATCAAAGTTCAGCATATTAGATAGTCGACACAAGTATAGAGCAAACTCATCTAAAAGAAGGTTAATCTAATGCCTTTAACTACTCATGTTAAATACATTAGGTTATAAATTCTCTAACATGAGTAGTTAGATGCATTAGGTTAACCCAGGGAAATTACCCTTTTAACTACCCTACGAAGGAGTGTAGGAGATCCAAGGCCAGGATATATCCAACGGTCCCCCGCACGACACGTCAAGGGAATAACGGGTTGTTATAACCACTCCATTATATAAATAATACGTGCGAAGAATTTCAGGGaaccaatttcaatttcaaatttcattCACTCTTCTTCACGTAATAATTTTTGCGTTGAAGTGCTAACATTACATGTCAAGTCCTCTTCCTCCACATCTGAAGTTGAGATCCACTGTTGTCTACCGCGATCACCAATTCTCTGATCGATTCTGGTTCCATCGCAGAAACAAACTAGAAATTCAAGACTAGAAACACTGTGAGCAACGTGACAAAGCGACCTAAACGAGATCACGTgaacaagaaacaaagaaaagggACTCTCAATGCTACTGCATTAGTAGCATACTGCTTTGTCTCTATTAACCAAAAATAGAGGATGCTgttaaaaaggaaaagaagacaAAACTTGAAGCTAGGAAAGATAAATTTTGGCTTAATGCCGTCTCACATTCTCTATACTTTTTTAAGTACTAAAAATTCAATATCTACAATCAATGACATAATCAACCCTACTAATTATATATAACTAGCAACTTCCTGCATGATACAAATAGAAAACTAATAATGACAGGCACCCTCTTATTCACATGTACtgcaattttttattatttaaattccgTCTTCATCTCTTTGTGTGTCCACATTCAACTGAATTTGTCAACTAATGTAAAGTAAGTACAACAATTAAAATATAGTTGTAATCAGTTCAATGATCTTTCATTTCTCTAGTATCATATTATATAATGAGTTGATTTCTTTGTTTTAGTTGTACCTTTTTTAATGTGTTGAAACATTCAATTTTCATGCTGCAAGTAAAACCAAAACAAATATAGAAACATGTATGAACTCAGTTTTTCTTTCATTGTTTGATAGAAAATGGTGACGCACTAGAAAAATAGTCTTGAGAAAAAACTGCTTTAGATGACTATTCAAATATTGCAACTGGTTTGAAAAAACTACAAAGTTTGAATCTTTCATCAGAAAAATAtagtttctttctttttattgtttGAAGTTTATCTTATAACTTCTCAACAGAATCTTTGTTACATGGAGAGTGGAACCAGCTTTGTCCCGGAAATGACAGAAAACATAGCTATGGATTCAGCAGAGAAGAGACTCAATGAGCTTGGTTACAAGCAAGAACTAAGAAGAGAAATGGTTTTTGTTCTTTTTGCATCTTGATCTAAATTTTCTCACtatgaaaataacattttttttcttgTAATTAAAGCTATTGATTTTTCCATGTATTTTGCAGACTATGTTCAAAACTCTCGCGATATCATTTTCAACAATGACGCTTTTTACTGGAATCACACCTTTGTATGGTTCTAGCCTTCAATATGCCGGCCCTGCGAGTCTTGTCTGGGGTTGGGTAGTTGTTTGTTTCTTCACTTGGTTTGTTGGAATTGCTATGGCTGAGATATGTTCATCTTTCCCGGTTTGTCTCTTCTCATAAAGTTTATGCGTGTATCAGTGAATCGGTGAATAATTTACGTAACTAATTTTCAGTTTTGATTCAATCTATAACAGACAACTGGTTCTCTGTACTTTTGGGCTGCACATTTAGCCGGTCCAAAATGGGGACCATTTTCTTCATGGTGCTGTGCTTGGCTTGAAACCATAGGTCTTATTGCTGGGATTGGGACTCAGGTAAATGGACTAATTCGGTTAAACTTCTACTCAGTGTTTCCGTAGATTGCGTGCAAAAGTAACTCATACTTTTCATGGTTGGAATTTGGAAAGGCCTATGCAGGATCACAAACATTGCAGAGTATAATCCTACTTTCAACAGGCACA
Proteins encoded:
- the LOC131629771 gene encoding psbP domain-containing protein 2, chloroplastic-like; the protein is MALKSLSTLSHTTTLFHKLTHASPSSPILTPKSSSSIYIHHSCLSKRKLILLSPFLWSVLPNTLLLAQELLTDDLQRYTDSKEGFTLLTPSSWTKVDKAGATVLFQDPNTGSNNIGVVVNPVRLSTLPDFGTPQFVADKLLQAERRKESTNEAEVITVEERSGKGGLQVYEFEYKIDSTRGGLKRIFTAAFVASRKLYLLNIVHSDNPENPLDPDKRLMLEQVLHSFDSSS